The following proteins are encoded in a genomic region of Cryptomeria japonica chromosome 11, Sugi_1.0, whole genome shotgun sequence:
- the LOC131069676 gene encoding uncharacterized protein LOC131069676, with protein sequence MAEEGEKVVLNVYDLSQGLARQLSSSFLGKVIEGIWHTGVVVYGKEYYFGGGIQHNPAGETPYGKPYKVVELGVTYIPMEMFEEYLEEISPRYTAETYSLLHHNCNNFSSEVAQFLVGCNIPDFILRLPDEVMNSPMGPLIMPMIAQFESTLRYGGVPQVPHRVASSSTPTFAQQQGTLDIASKANDGASSEQSVGSGSVNAESAVESKSSTDIPPAVKPVDYKSGDSQKSAMKEPDNSNIDPAKSSLNNSKKDVIDPLGDARARVQEEITSEFARLMASGGLRASEAAALATRRVMEKHGTPTATPRG encoded by the exons ATGGCAGAG GAGGGAGAGAAGGTTGTGTTAAATGTCTATGATCTGAGTCAAGGACTTGCGCGTCAACTCTCTTCTAGCTTTCTTGGAAAAGTTATTGAAGGAATCTG GCACACAGGCGTGGTTGTCTATGGGAAGGAATATTATTTTGGCGGAGGGATACAACACAACCCTGCAGGGGAAACTCCTTATGGAAAGCCTTATAAAGTTGTGGAATTGGGCGTCACTTATATACCTATGGAAATGTTCGAAGAGTATTTGGAGGAAATAAGTCCACGGTACACAGCTGAAACTTACAGTTTATTGCACCATAACTGTAATAATTTCAGCAGTGAGGTTGCACAGTTTTTGGTTGGCTGTAATATTCCAGATTTCATTCTTAGATTACCAGATGAAGTGATGAACAGTCCAATGGGTCCATTAATAA TGCCAATGATAGCACAATTTGaatcaacattaagatatggaggGGTACCTCAAGTTCCGCATCGTGTTGCTTCATCATCCACACCTACCTTTGCGCAGCAACAAGGAACGCTGGATATTGCAAGTAAGGCAAATGATGGAGCGAGCTCAGAACAATCCGTTGGTTCTGGATCAGTAAATGCAGAGTCTGCGGTTGAAAGTAAGTCTAGCACCGACATACCACCTGCAGTAAAACCTGTGGATTATAAGTCAGGTGACTCACAGAAATCGGCCATGAAAGAGCCCGATAATTCCAATATAGATCCTGCCAAAAGTTCTTTGAATAATTCAAAGAAAGATGTTATTGATCCTCTGGGCGATGCAAGGGCCAGAGTCCAAGAGGAAATTACGAGTGAATTTGCCAGATTAATGGCGAGTGGTGGCTTGCGGGCAAGTGAGGCAGCAGCACTTGCCACAAGGCGAGTAATGGAGAAACATGGCACTCCAACTGCTACACCTCGGGGTTAA